The window CAGGCATGAGCTGAACCCCATATTCCTGAAAAAAGCCGCAAAAAGATTCCGGCTCACATACATGTTCACAATAACAACTAAAACCAGAACAAAGAGGTAGGCCGCATCCTGTAAAGCAAAGCTCAGCAGGAGCAGGATAATCCCCAGGGCACAGGAAAATACATTGGCCTTCAATTCAACCGAAGCGGTGCCGGAATCATGAAAAAGGTCTTTATTCTTCAGGGAATAAGCCGTCCAGTATAAGGACTTCCTGATCGCGTTGCGGAGAGATTTGCCCAGGGAAAAATTAAATACATGACGCACAAGGATATCCGGCTGCATCAGTAATCTATATCCCCCGCGCCGCATCCTGTGACTGTATTCCACGTCTTCTAGAATCGGCATGAATTCCTCTGGAAATCCCCCGGATTTCATAAATTCTCCTGCATCCATGATCAGGGCGTGGGTGGCGACATAATCCGGGTTATGCAAATGCTTTACTTCGGAATAATGGATGAAAACCGACTGAAAAGTGCTAAAAAATCCATTGTCAAAGGGAAGCTCTGTGTAGGTTCCGCCGATTATTGTGCCCGGGCCGTTTTCTTCCAGGCTTTTGGCGGCAAGTGACAATGCATTTTTCTCAAGAAGACAATCAGCATCAATAAAAAAAAGAATATCGCCGGAGCTTTCCCTTGCCCCGGTGTTTCTTGCCG of the Pseudomonadota bacterium genome contains:
- a CDS encoding glycosyltransferase yields the protein MQKLISIIIPNYNGAQTIGNCIEAAFASDYQNFEIVVVDDCSDDDSVSVIRNYPCKLFELKQRSGASTARNTGARESSGDILFFIDADCLLEKNALSLAAKSLEENGPGTIIGGTYTELPFDNGFFSTFQSVFIHYSEVKHLHNPDYVATHALIMDAGEFMKSGGFPEEFMPILEDVEYSHRMRRGGYRLLMQPDILVRHVFNFSLGKSLRNAIRKSLYWTAYSLKNKDLFHDSGTASVELKANVFSCALGIILLLLSFALQDAAYLFVLVLVVIVNMYVSRNLFAAFFRNMGFSSCLLAIVYYSSLYAFAVGLGVSAGFMKYFSGDTT